The Pelmatolapia mariae isolate MD_Pm_ZW linkage group LG10_11, Pm_UMD_F_2, whole genome shotgun sequence genome includes a region encoding these proteins:
- the LOC134637086 gene encoding B-lymphocyte antigen CD20-like yields MSVTVSKADGVTVLTLTSDPDSPWPPLCQILKNLCYSPVCCTVSQRLRSLNRTSQTVLGTLQIMIGLLSVGLGAILVSRFVGLWTMHETGYPFWMGGLFIVFGIVSILSDKYPSPCLVIVNVILNLTGVAFAIAAIVLYTISVFNIYLWNICGEPDYWYDRRTTPSPSPEQMTLQERCLEGKALIMMLYRSIIAVLIVLSVLELCVTISSVVLGIKSLKSKEKGRTKSTDDPELYKPLLEEVTTEPTV; encoded by the exons ATGTCTGTCACTGTGTCCAAGGCTGATGGGGTCACTGTACtcactctgacctctgaccctgatAGCCCTTGGCCTCCTCTGTGCCAGATCCTCAAGAACCTTTGCTACAGCCCAGTGTGCTGCACTGTGTCTCAGCGCCTGAGGAGCCTCAACAGAACTTCTCAGACAGTGCTGGGG ACTCTGCAGATTATGATTGGGCTTCTCAGTGTTGGACTCGGAGCAATCCTTGTAAGCAGATTTGTTGGATTATGGACCATGCATGAGACTGGCTACCCTTTTTGGATGGGAGGGTTG ttCATCGTGTTTGGAATTGTCAGCATTTTGTCTGATAAGTATCCAAGTCCATGTCTG GTTATCGTCAATGTGATTCTGAATCTGACTGGGGTTGCTTTTGCCATTGCAGCCATTGTGCTGTACACCATCAGtgtatttaatatatatttgtgGAACATTTGTGGGGAGCCCGACTACTGGTATGACCGTCGCACAACACCAAGTCCGTCTCCTGAACAGATGACACTACAGGAGAGATGCTTGGAGGGCAAAGCTTTAATTATG ATGCTCTACAGAAGCATCATTGCTGTGCTAATTGTGCTGTCAGTCCTGGAGCTCTGCGTCACCATCAGCTCAGTGGTCTTGGGGATCAAGAGTCTGAAGAGCAAAGAAAAGGGACGAACCAAG agcACTGATGACCCAGAGCTCTACAAACCACTTCTAGAGGAAGTTACCACTGAGCCTACAGTCTGA
- the LOC134637085 gene encoding membrane-spanning 4-domains subfamily A member 8-like produces MSVTVSKADGVTVFTLTSDPDSSWPPLCQILKNLCYSPVCCTVSQRLRSLNRTSQTVLGTLQIMIGLLNIGLGLILLITSTNSWWFVDYTGFPYWLGALFIVFGIMCIVSEKYPSPCLVILTVTLNVAGVAFAITAIVLYSNHLANIYLWWGSRCDNDYNPYWYRMRTTTAVTPSPEEMIIKERCLEGQAVVMMLLRSISVVLIVLSVLELCITISSSILGIKSLRRKDKGKNESTDDSELIEPLLEEVTAQAVA; encoded by the exons ATGTCTGTCACTGTGTCTAAGGCTGATGGGGTCACTGTATTCaccttgacctctgaccctgatAGCTCTTGGCCTCCTCTGTGCCAGATCCTCAAGAACCTTTGCTACAGCCCAGTGTGCTGCACTGTGTCTCAGCGCCTGAGGAGTCTCAACAGAACTTCTCAGACAGTGCTGGGG ACTCTGCAGATTATGATTGGACTGCTCAATATCGGACTTGGATTAATTCTCTTAATAACTAGCACTAACTCTTGGTGGTTTGTAGATTATACTGGCTTTCCTTATTGGCTGGGTGCTTTG TTCATCGTCTTTGGCATCATGTGCATTGTGTCTGAGAAGTACCCAAGTCCATGTCTG GTCATCCTCACTGTGACTCTAAATGTTGCTGGAGTTGCTTTTGCAATCACAGCCATTGTGCTCTACAGCAACCATTTAGCAAACATATACCTGTGGTGGGGATCGCGGTGTGATAATGACTACAATCCATACTGGTACCGGATGCGTACAACAACCGCAGTTACTCCATCTCCTGAGGAGATGATCATTAAGGAAAGATGCTTAGAGGGCCAAGCAGTGGTGATG ATGCTCTTGAGAAGCATCAGTGTTGTGCTGATTGTCCTGTCAGTCCTCGAGCTCTGCATCACCATCAGCTCTTCCATCCTGGGGATCAAATCTCTGAGGAGGAAGGACAAGGGAAAAAATGAG AGCACTGATGACTCAGAGTTGATCGAACCACTGCTGGAGGAAGTGACTGCACAGGCTGTAGCCTAA